The following are encoded together in the Thermodesulfobacteriota bacterium genome:
- the mltG gene encoding endolytic transglycosylase MltG — protein MSGPVSKMGFKKKVQLAVIFFLLIITVLSALFFYFSYFLPSLGKKVVVDIPRGMGLSQIALSLEESGVIRNEKLFVFFVFLKGAQNRLKAGEYEFRPGDSLNQIIEKLIKGDVIVRKITIPEGLTMDQIAELLDANGVMSGEDFMEKAKSTVFAREILGDSVASFEGYLFPDTYSYTKGITPEELIMMMTSRFKKVYEALGSGSPEPQLTNHEIVILASIIEKETGDGSERPLISAVFYNRLRLGMRLESDPTVIYGLGSDFDGNLRKEHLTNEASSYNTYRSSGLPPGPIANPGKESLWAALNPARVDYVYFVSKGDGTHHFSSDYRNHREAVIKYQKKTNRSY, from the coding sequence ATGAGCGGCCCGGTCTCGAAGATGGGATTCAAGAAGAAAGTACAATTAGCTGTTATCTTCTTCTTGCTTATAATCACTGTCCTTAGTGCTCTTTTTTTCTATTTTTCTTATTTTCTTCCGTCACTCGGGAAAAAGGTAGTGGTGGATATTCCCCGGGGAATGGGCTTGAGCCAGATTGCTCTTAGCCTGGAGGAATCGGGGGTCATAAGGAACGAAAAATTATTCGTCTTCTTCGTATTTCTCAAAGGAGCTCAGAACCGATTGAAAGCCGGAGAGTACGAGTTCCGCCCCGGTGACTCGTTGAACCAGATTATTGAGAAACTCATAAAAGGGGACGTTATAGTCAGGAAGATAACCATACCGGAAGGCCTGACCATGGATCAAATAGCCGAGTTATTAGATGCAAATGGAGTCATGTCCGGTGAAGACTTTATGGAGAAGGCGAAAAGCACTGTATTTGCCAGAGAGATTTTAGGAGATTCCGTGGCCAGTTTTGAGGGCTATCTATTCCCGGATACCTATTCCTATACCAAAGGTATAACTCCAGAAGAGCTTATTATGATGATGACATCAAGATTTAAAAAGGTTTATGAAGCTCTTGGGTCAGGATCCCCTGAGCCACAACTCACCAATCATGAGATTGTTATCCTGGCGTCAATCATCGAGAAGGAAACCGGAGACGGGTCGGAGCGACCTTTGATCTCAGCGGTGTTTTATAACCGCCTGAGGCTGGGAATGAGGCTGGAGAGCGACCCGACCGTGATTTACGGATTGGGTAGTGATTTTGACGGCAATCTTAGGAAGGAACATTTAACAAACGAGGCCAGTAGCTACAACACCTACAGAAGCAGTGGGCTTCCTCCGGGGCCGATCGCTAATCCGGGAAAGGAGTCCCTCTGGGCGGCGTTAAATCCGGCCAGGGTGGATTATGTTTACTTCGTGTCTAAGGGTGACGGTACTCACCATTTTTCTTCCGACTACCGAAACCACCGCGAAGCGGTGATTAAGTACCAAAAGAAAACGAACCGTTCCTACTGA
- a CDS encoding AAA family ATPase — protein sequence MTDGNPFKLLKEEMDKHVIGHEEVKMALLLGVISREHIYIEGPPGTAKTMLAEIISGAAQLRFFFYQLHRDTRLSEILGDLVISKQIIDKEGEVIKQRIVKGGILTAEICLLDDISRAPGESLNVLLRILNERKFGDDSIPLLTAIATSNPTADEYYNEPLDPANLDRFVLQINAQGLSYGRKWDQAKEIIKLYSERPLSYEVPVRVSKKVFDEYYEKLAVVEIPNEVQEGLANFVATLIEDYNQNETNSLISDRTFFVKSLKIIRAHALLNNRDHCTLEDLRALKYMTAFRVQPEVFLKLDEIIDDVISKKKAFKHSKSDIEQQTSEFERDMPGARQRENQGEKEKQPSDQLSEARRTFFQALKELKENIANDNQINMDSDFNSDMEAGGHPEDNDGDGEEGRPKTSQKTYSSKSPKPGDEEDYWIGGKRNLESADNVRIIMKVLEGNFQRSIAMDAPHPGGLPRKWKRMVDFDEMEDVEPFEGMFWAEHTTPTLPRVHRREKQVIGGEIAILRDVSTSMMGVYSEWSSSVVRGVIELARTKKMKVGYIEFNHRSYKYKRNDKYFTRDYRWILELASKTECSGNTNYEDALKDALSEFKGRGQRNKHILFITDGIPTSGDCEVINERIRAKKLGVCIHSIFIGSKNYPKILQKISEETSGTQFIASRGKDGVIRIEKKDKKLLNPTPVEKPRVDPFTNVFSQ from the coding sequence ATGACAGACGGCAATCCTTTCAAATTACTGAAAGAGGAAATGGATAAGCACGTGATTGGACACGAAGAGGTTAAGATGGCTCTCCTTCTGGGTGTGATCTCCAGAGAACACATATACATAGAAGGTCCTCCGGGAACGGCAAAAACAATGCTTGCCGAGATCATTTCAGGAGCCGCTCAGCTCAGATTCTTTTTCTATCAGCTTCACCGGGATACAAGATTGTCCGAGATACTGGGCGATTTGGTTATATCGAAACAGATAATAGACAAAGAAGGAGAGGTAATCAAACAGAGAATCGTAAAAGGGGGGATACTTACCGCTGAAATATGCCTACTCGACGATATTTCTCGTGCGCCGGGCGAGTCCCTCAACGTGCTTCTTAGAATATTGAATGAAAGGAAGTTCGGGGATGATTCTATACCCCTTCTTACCGCAATCGCTACGAGCAACCCCACCGCCGACGAATACTATAACGAACCCCTGGACCCGGCAAATTTGGACCGTTTTGTGCTACAGATTAATGCCCAAGGGCTTTCCTATGGCCGGAAGTGGGATCAAGCAAAAGAAATAATAAAATTATACTCCGAAAGACCGCTAAGTTATGAGGTTCCGGTAAGGGTAAGCAAGAAGGTTTTCGATGAATACTATGAAAAACTAGCAGTCGTAGAGATTCCAAACGAGGTCCAAGAGGGTTTAGCTAACTTCGTTGCTACCCTAATCGAAGACTATAACCAAAATGAGACGAACTCCCTGATTTCTGACCGAACGTTCTTCGTGAAGTCCCTAAAAATCATACGGGCACACGCTCTTCTCAATAACCGAGATCATTGCACCCTAGAGGACCTAAGGGCTCTAAAATACATGACTGCTTTTCGCGTACAACCGGAGGTTTTCCTCAAACTCGACGAGATTATTGACGATGTAATCTCAAAAAAAAAAGCCTTCAAACATTCAAAGAGCGATATAGAGCAGCAGACGTCTGAGTTTGAACGCGATATGCCCGGTGCACGGCAGAGGGAAAACCAGGGCGAGAAAGAAAAGCAACCCTCCGACCAACTTTCTGAAGCCCGCCGGACATTTTTCCAGGCACTTAAAGAGCTGAAAGAAAATATAGCTAACGACAACCAAATAAATATGGACAGCGATTTTAATTCCGATATGGAAGCAGGCGGACATCCCGAAGACAACGACGGGGATGGAGAGGAAGGTAGACCGAAGACATCTCAGAAGACCTACTCCAGTAAATCTCCAAAACCGGGCGACGAGGAAGATTACTGGATCGGTGGCAAAAGGAACTTGGAGTCCGCCGACAACGTGAGAATAATAATGAAGGTATTGGAAGGAAACTTCCAGCGTAGCATTGCCATGGATGCTCCCCATCCCGGCGGCCTTCCCCGAAAGTGGAAGAGGATGGTCGACTTTGACGAGATGGAGGACGTGGAGCCGTTTGAGGGTATGTTCTGGGCCGAACATACCACCCCTACCCTTCCCCGGGTTCATAGACGGGAGAAACAGGTTATAGGAGGGGAAATCGCCATACTCCGGGACGTGAGCACCTCTATGATGGGGGTTTATAGTGAATGGTCATCATCGGTGGTCCGTGGGGTAATCGAACTTGCCCGTACAAAAAAAATGAAGGTTGGATACATCGAATTTAACCACCGCTCCTACAAATACAAGAGAAACGACAAGTATTTCACCAGGGACTACAGGTGGATATTGGAGCTGGCCTCAAAAACCGAGTGCTCCGGAAACACCAACTACGAGGATGCGCTCAAGGATGCTCTTTCCGAGTTCAAAGGGAGGGGGCAGAGAAATAAGCATATACTTTTCATCACCGACGGCATTCCCACCTCTGGCGACTGTGAGGTAATCAACGAGAGGATAAGGGCCAAGAAGCTAGGAGTATGTATACACTCGATATTCATAGGCTCAAAAAATTATCCAAAGATACTTCAAAAGATTTCTGAAGAAACCAGCGGTACTCAGTTTATTGCCTCTCGTGGTAAGGACGGGGTGATAAGGATAGAGAAAAAGGACAAAAAATTGCTTAATCCGACCCCGGTCGAAAAACCGCGCGTGGACCCCTTTACCAACGTGTTCTCTCAGTAG
- a CDS encoding PaaI family thioesterase, with protein sequence MIREIENVFIDFPGYGCFACDPRNNLGLRMKFYADDETEEVFTRIKPEEHFAGFPGILHGGVQCALVDEVAFWAMFDKLRKIGVTVKVEMDFLNAVKTPSLLEVRGKIDRIQGRRVFVNASIMDEKKVICTRAKVAYYIPKKEMLFKIMGKERFTEKFLKYIDE encoded by the coding sequence ATGATTCGAGAGATAGAAAACGTTTTTATTGACTTCCCGGGCTATGGGTGTTTTGCCTGCGACCCCCGGAATAACTTGGGGCTCAGGATGAAATTCTATGCCGATGATGAAACCGAAGAGGTATTCACCCGGATAAAACCGGAAGAACACTTCGCTGGGTTTCCGGGCATTCTTCACGGCGGGGTTCAATGCGCTCTGGTCGATGAAGTGGCGTTCTGGGCGATGTTCGATAAGCTCAGGAAGATCGGGGTCACAGTCAAGGTGGAGATGGATTTCCTGAATGCGGTTAAGACGCCTTCTTTGCTGGAGGTAAGGGGTAAGATTGACCGAATTCAGGGAAGAAGGGTCTTTGTGAATGCCAGCATAATGGATGAGAAAAAGGTGATTTGCACCCGAGCTAAGGTTGCTTATTACATTCCCAAAAAGGAAATGCTCTTCAAGATAATGGGAAAGGAGAGGTTTACGGAGAAATTTTTGAAATACATAGACGAGTGA
- the proB gene encoding glutamate 5-kinase, with protein sequence MKKRERKALISRVKRVVIKIGSSVLTNEYGELSEGVFGQIAKEVSGMKSRGIEPILVSSGAIAAGMKKLRLGDKPRDISMKQAIAACGQSTLIWYYEKAFSEFGERVAQILLTHDGLSVRKRFLNARKTLFTLLKMGVIPVINENDTVAVEEIMFGDNDNLAALVTSLVEADLLILLSDIDGLYDKNPRNHADAELISVIEEIDERVEEIAGETLGKTTTGGMRTKIEASRTAAAFGVPTIISNGKKPNSLSEIFSGKETGTLFLPARERIKGRKHWIAFTLKPVGEVVIDEGAKRAISLSGKSLLPAGVKAVRGVFDLGELIRCVDERGTEVARGLTSYDSDEIRRIVGVKTSEIENILGYKYGDEIIHRDDLVIISKGED encoded by the coding sequence ATGAAAAAAAGAGAAAGAAAAGCTCTGATTTCCCGCGTCAAAAGGGTAGTGATAAAGATAGGGAGTAGCGTCCTTACGAATGAGTATGGTGAGTTGTCCGAGGGCGTCTTCGGCCAGATTGCCAAAGAAGTTTCTGGAATGAAATCCAGGGGCATAGAGCCGATCTTAGTTTCTTCAGGGGCCATTGCCGCCGGTATGAAGAAACTTAGGCTCGGCGACAAGCCCAGGGACATATCCATGAAACAGGCTATAGCCGCCTGCGGCCAGAGTACTCTTATCTGGTACTATGAAAAGGCATTCTCTGAGTTTGGGGAAAGGGTGGCGCAGATCCTGCTTACTCACGATGGGCTTTCAGTGAGAAAAAGATTTTTAAACGCCCGTAAGACACTATTCACGCTACTTAAAATGGGAGTGATTCCAGTCATAAACGAGAACGATACGGTGGCGGTCGAGGAAATCATGTTTGGCGACAACGACAACCTAGCCGCCCTGGTAACCAGCCTGGTGGAAGCAGACCTGCTCATTCTGCTCAGCGACATCGACGGCTTATACGACAAAAATCCGAGGAACCACGCCGATGCAGAGCTGATATCGGTGATAGAAGAAATAGACGAAAGGGTTGAGGAGATAGCCGGGGAGACCTTGGGCAAAACCACCACCGGCGGAATGAGGACCAAGATCGAGGCCTCCAGGACGGCTGCAGCCTTTGGCGTTCCCACCATTATCTCCAACGGGAAAAAGCCGAATTCCCTCTCTGAAATATTTTCCGGCAAGGAAACAGGTACCCTTTTTCTTCCGGCTAGGGAGAGAATTAAGGGGAGAAAGCATTGGATAGCATTTACCCTTAAACCGGTAGGAGAGGTGGTGATTGATGAGGGGGCAAAGAGGGCTATCTCCTTGTCGGGGAAGAGTCTTCTCCCGGCCGGGGTTAAGGCAGTGCGCGGAGTGTTCGATTTGGGTGAGCTGATTAGGTGTGTCGATGAAAGGGGTACAGAGGTGGCCAGAGGACTCACCTCTTATGACTCTGACGAAATAAGAAGAATAGTAGGTGTAAAGACATCAGAGATAGAAAATATCCTGGGATATAAATACGGCGACGAGATTATACATAGAGACGATTTGGTAATTATTTCCAAGGGAGAGGATTAG
- a CDS encoding glutathione binding-like protein → MSLRHFVRVVSLLLEILNNHLKKNDFLAGYYSIADIGCYAYVNTAEEGEVSLSPFPAVRDWCDRIQSQPGYVPMY, encoded by the coding sequence ATGAGCTTGCGGCACTTCGTGAGAGTGGTAAGCTTGCTTCTTGAGATACTGAATAATCATTTAAAGAAAAACGATTTCTTGGCTGGGTATTATTCCATAGCCGATATCGGCTGCTACGCTTATGTGAATACTGCTGAGGAGGGGGAGGTAAGTCTTTCTCCTTTTCCTGCCGTCCGAGACTGGTGTGACCGAATCCAATCCCAGCCGGGGTATGTCCCAATGTATTAG